TCTTTAAAACTATTCTTATAAATTTCACTTATATAATTATTTTGTAATTCAAGAATATCTTTGTTAGGAATTGATAAAATTTCCTTTAAGTGTTTTAATTCAATCAATTCGTTTTCAGATAGAGCTTTATCAATTAAACAATGTTTGAAATAGACTGAATATAAATCTAATAAACCAGTAAAACTATTTCCTAAAATATTACTTCCATAATTATTTGCAATTTCAGAAATGTCTGCTTGAGTTACTTCCAAAATTTGATTTTGAGATAATAGATTGTTTATTTCTAAAACAAAATTTTGAGGAAGTTTTTTATTAAATAGTTGTTGAAAAAAACTTGGTTTGTTTAACTCTTTAAAGATATAAACACTATTCATATAATTAATTTTATAATTAAATTGAATTGTTAGAAATTCAAAAACAGTTATCTAACTTTTTATAAAAATATTAATTATTTAAAATTAAATTAGAAGATTTTATACAATATAAAATATAAATAATTTGTATATAGTTTAAATTTCAATTAGATTTTTTAATAATCATTCCATCAGCAACCAAATGGCTAAAGTAACCAGCAACTGAACCTAAGTAAAAGGGTAGCCCTTCAAGATTATGGTAATTTTTTGCATAGTACATTGGTAAAAGAAGAATTGGTAATGGAATTAAAATCATTGCAAAAACTGAATGAGTCCAACTTCTATGACGGCTAACAATTGGAAGCAAAGTTAAAAATCCGAGTAGTGCAGCTTCTTTATTCATTTCTAGAATAATAAGAATTAAATCTAATACAAAAAAGAGTCTATAAAAAAGCAATTGTCCTTTACTTTTAATGTCAATATCTGGGAACAATGAAAATAAAACAGCCAACCACACAACACCAATAGCTGTACTTAATTTTAATGGCAAGCTCATTGAATTAGCATATGCAGTAGTTGTAGAGCCTACAATAAGAATAAGAGCAAACACAACTGCAAAAGAAATATGGTTTTTATATCCAGGCAATAAACAAATTTTATTTTGGTTTTAGAATCTTTACTTAAATATTGTTATGAAAAAGTAAGAACAAAAATATAATTTATATTTCTAATTTATTTACCTTCATTTCCTTTTATTTAAAATAGAGAGTTAAATTTGCATCTATTAAAAATTGAACAATGGTAACAATAAATTATAATTTGAAATTCATCTGTATTATTTTCAAATTATTTATCAATAAAAATTATGTCAATTAAACTTAGCGATTTAACAGAAGTATCTGAATTAAAAGATCATATTGGAGAAGAAGTTTCTTTAGGAGGTTGGTGTTATAACTCAAGAATTTCCAAAAATGTAAAGTTCGTTGTACTTCGAGATGGAACTGGATATGTGCAATGTGTTTTCACAAATTCAGCATTAAATAATGCTTTTGATAGAGTTGATGAAATTTCTCAGGAGACAAGTTTGTATATTAAAGGCAAGGTTGTTCAGCATCCAAAGCAAGAGAATGTATTTGAGATTGAAGGTATAGATTTTGAAATAATAAATAAAGCAATTGATTACCCAATTACTCCAAAGGAGCATGGAATTGAATTTCTTTTTGATAGAAGACATTTACATTTACGTTCAGCAAAGCCACATGCAGTACTCAGAATTAGGCATAGAATTGTAAAAGCAATTCGAGATTTTTTTGACTCAAGAGGATTCACACTTCTAGATTCACCTATTCTTACAGCAAATGCTGGTGAGGGTACAGGAAATTTATTTTCCACTCCATATTTTGATTTTGAAAATGCTTACCTTGCTCAAACTGGACAGCTTTATGGTGAAGCTGGTGCAATGTCATTAAGGAAAATATATACTTTTGGTCCTACATTCAGAGCAGAAAAATCAAAAACTCGCAGACATTTAACAGAGTTTTGGATGATTGAACCTGAGGTTGCATTCCTTGACTTAGAAGGGAATATGCGCTTAGCGGAAGATTATATTTCATATATTATTGCATCAGTTTTAACTGATTGTCAAGAAGAATTAAAAAGACTTGAGCGTGATACCACAAAATTAGAATCAGTTGTTACACCATTCCCAAGAATTTCATATACTGAATCTGTAGAGCTTCTAAAAATTAAAATTCCAAATTGGAACTTAAATAGAAAGTCAGATCAAGAAGAAATGGAAATGGTGAAATGGGGTGATGATTTTGGAGCACCGCATGAAACCTTAGTTGCAGAAGATTTTGACAGACCAGTAATAATTCATCATTATCCAACTGAGATAAAAGCATTCTATATGAAAAGAGATGATAATAACCCATTAGTTGTTAAAGCTATGGATGTTATAGCTCCAGAAGGTTATGGAGAAATTATTGGTGGTTCTCAACGCGAGGAAAATATTGAGTTTCTTCAACAAAGAATTAAAGATGAAGGTCTTCCTATGGATGCATTTGAATGGTATTTAGATTTGCGTAGATTTGGTTCGGTCCCTCATTCAGGATTCGGAATGGGTTTAGAAAGAGTTGTTGCTTGGGTGTGTGGTCTTGACCATATAAGAGAAGCAATACCATTTCCAAGAACAATGAATAGGCTTACTCCTTAATTTATTTTTTTTAATTTCTTAAATTTATTACAACTTTTGACACTCGAAGAATCATTAATTTATTATCGTAAACAAATAGATAAGTTCTTAGATGAAACTACAATAAATAAATCGATTGATTCATTATATAATCCAATCAGATATATTTTAAATAGTGAAGGGAAAAGAATTCGTGCACTCTTAACTAT
Above is a window of Chlorobiota bacterium DNA encoding:
- a CDS encoding metal-dependent hydrolase produces the protein MPGYKNHISFAVVFALILIVGSTTTAYANSMSLPLKLSTAIGVVWLAVLFSLFPDIDIKSKGQLLFYRLFFVLDLILIILEMNKEAALLGFLTLLPIVSRHRSWTHSVFAMILIPLPILLLPMYYAKNYHNLEGLPFYLGSVAGYFSHLVADGMIIKKSN
- the asnS gene encoding asparagine--tRNA ligase — its product is MSIKLSDLTEVSELKDHIGEEVSLGGWCYNSRISKNVKFVVLRDGTGYVQCVFTNSALNNAFDRVDEISQETSLYIKGKVVQHPKQENVFEIEGIDFEIINKAIDYPITPKEHGIEFLFDRRHLHLRSAKPHAVLRIRHRIVKAIRDFFDSRGFTLLDSPILTANAGEGTGNLFSTPYFDFENAYLAQTGQLYGEAGAMSLRKIYTFGPTFRAEKSKTRRHLTEFWMIEPEVAFLDLEGNMRLAEDYISYIIASVLTDCQEELKRLERDTTKLESVVTPFPRISYTESVELLKIKIPNWNLNRKSDQEEMEMVKWGDDFGAPHETLVAEDFDRPVIIHHYPTEIKAFYMKRDDNNPLVVKAMDVIAPEGYGEIIGGSQREENIEFLQQRIKDEGLPMDAFEWYLDLRRFGSVPHSGFGMGLERVVAWVCGLDHIREAIPFPRTMNRLTP